One part of the Flavobacterium johnsoniae UW101 genome encodes these proteins:
- a CDS encoding cation:proton antiporter, with protein MLLSIQHVSLPIEDPVLKFLIELIIILCIPLLLNKIKVPHLLGLIIAGAVIGPNGFNVLARDSSVVVTGTTGLLYIMFLAGLEIDMGDFKKNKWKSITFSLYTFIVPFALGLVGGYYILHFSLLSSVLFASLFSSHTLIVYPMVSKLGIAKKLAVNVTVGGTMITDVLSLVVLAVVVGMSQGEVGTSFWVKLSVSMLVFALIVLLLFPVLARWFFKNVEDKISQYIFVIVMIYLAALLAELAGIEAIIGAFFAGLALNRLIPHSSSLMNRVEFVGNAIFIPFFLISVGMLIDFNAFIQSWETLGVAAVMLTASIGGKYAAAFLTKKTFRFTNDEGSLIFGMSAASAAATLASVMVGYNIILSENEAGEPVRLLNEHVLNGSILLILISCTISSFVSMASAQRIADADKEETAAGAGDEEEKILLAVNHEHTVEKMVNLGLLIKGRNNKDKLFALNVINEDKSESSSKNAEKLLGAAVNIASSADVKLNPITRHDNDVIAGINNVVKEQNITDLIIGLEEEKGFSSSFIYNLYNGYLQNKNINLIIYHAVQPVSTIKKYAVLIPADAELEPGFFHCLLRIWNIGKNTGAKMSFYANQKTIGVLKSIIVKANIEAVFNPVTSWQEAENTAGSLEEDEGLIILMADRGMHSYFPQMKEVPEILNKKLSSNNYILIYPFTKIDNTVIEKRAVSNLDDFADIGKIIGRIFK; from the coding sequence ATGTTATTAAGTATACAGCATGTCAGTCTTCCTATTGAAGATCCGGTATTAAAATTCCTTATCGAGCTTATTATAATTTTATGTATTCCTCTTTTACTCAATAAAATAAAAGTGCCGCACCTGCTGGGTCTTATTATAGCCGGTGCCGTTATTGGTCCAAATGGATTTAATGTTCTTGCCAGAGACAGCAGTGTAGTGGTGACAGGTACTACTGGACTGCTCTATATAATGTTTCTTGCCGGACTTGAGATAGATATGGGCGATTTTAAAAAAAATAAATGGAAAAGTATCACTTTTTCGCTCTATACCTTTATTGTGCCATTTGCACTGGGGCTTGTGGGTGGTTATTACATACTCCATTTTTCGCTTTTAAGCTCGGTATTATTTGCCAGCCTTTTTTCTTCCCATACTCTTATTGTATATCCAATGGTGAGCAAATTAGGGATAGCAAAAAAGCTTGCGGTAAATGTAACGGTAGGCGGCACGATGATTACAGATGTACTTTCGCTTGTAGTACTGGCTGTTGTGGTGGGCATGTCACAGGGAGAAGTTGGAACTTCCTTCTGGGTTAAGCTTTCTGTTTCCATGCTTGTATTTGCTTTAATAGTTCTGCTTCTTTTTCCTGTCTTGGCGCGCTGGTTTTTTAAGAATGTCGAAGACAAGATTTCCCAGTATATTTTTGTTATTGTGATGATTTATCTAGCTGCTTTATTGGCAGAGCTCGCTGGAATAGAAGCCATTATTGGAGCATTTTTTGCCGGTCTTGCGCTAAACAGGCTGATACCGCACAGTTCATCACTTATGAACAGGGTAGAATTTGTAGGGAATGCTATTTTTATTCCATTTTTCCTGATTAGTGTTGGTATGTTGATTGATTTTAATGCTTTTATCCAGAGCTGGGAAACACTGGGAGTAGCTGCAGTTATGCTTACAGCTTCAATTGGAGGGAAATACGCGGCAGCTTTTTTAACGAAAAAGACTTTTAGATTTACAAATGATGAAGGCAGTCTTATTTTCGGTATGAGTGCGGCTTCTGCGGCAGCTACGCTTGCTTCAGTAATGGTGGGATATAATATTATCTTATCCGAAAATGAAGCAGGTGAGCCTGTCAGACTTTTAAATGAACATGTGCTTAATGGCAGTATTCTGCTTATACTTATTTCCTGTACTATTTCGTCATTTGTGTCAATGGCAAGCGCTCAAAGGATTGCCGATGCAGATAAAGAAGAAACCGCGGCAGGTGCAGGTGATGAGGAAGAAAAAATTCTGCTGGCTGTAAATCATGAACATACAGTTGAGAAAATGGTTAATCTGGGGCTTCTCATAAAAGGCAGAAACAATAAAGACAAACTTTTTGCACTTAATGTCATTAACGAAGACAAAAGTGAATCATCTTCAAAAAATGCAGAAAAACTGCTGGGTGCGGCTGTAAATATAGCATCCTCTGCCGATGTTAAATTAAATCCGATAACCCGTCATGATAATGATGTGATTGCAGGGATTAATAATGTGGTAAAAGAACAGAATATTACTGATTTGATTATTGGCCTGGAAGAAGAAAAAGGATTTTCTTCATCCTTTATTTATAATCTTTATAACGGCTACCTGCAGAACAAGAATATAAATCTGATTATTTATCATGCGGTTCAGCCGGTGTCAACCATTAAAAAATATGCTGTGCTTATCCCTGCTGATGCTGAACTGGAACCGGGATTTTTTCATTGTTTATTAAGAATTTGGAACATCGGAAAAAATACGGGGGCTAAAATGAGTTTTTATGCAAACCAGAAAACCATTGGTGTATTGAAGAGTATTATAGTAAAGGCAAATATTGAAGCTGTTTTTAATCCTGTGACCTCATGGCAGGAAGCTGAAAATACTGCGGGCAGTCTGGAAGAAGACGAAGGTCTTATTATTTTAATGGCTGACAGGGGTATGCATTCTTATTTCCCTCAGATGAAAGAAGTGCCAGAAATTTTAAATAAAAAACTGAGCAGTAATAACTATATATTAATTTATCCTTTCACAAAAATTGATAATACGGTTATAGAAAAAAGAGCTGTAAGCAATCTTGATGATTTTGCTGATATCGGAAAAATTATCGGCCGAATTTTTAAGTAG
- the egtB gene encoding ergothioneine biosynthesis protein EgtB codes for MEQTITHFDTRLLLAKYKKIRMQSELLCSPLETEDYVVQPIADVSPPKWHLGHTTWFFETFILIPHFSGYKEFNTQYNFVFNSYYETVGARVLRTDRGNLSRPSVADIYAYRTYVDQQMEVFLEHSMLSDELSAILELGLNHEQQHQELLLTDIKYILGHNPLFPPYRETDRVEEDLKPSIDAGFISMAEGIYEIGFKGTGFSFDNEWGLHKKYLEAFEIAASLVTNGEYLQFIHEGGYENFVWWHSEGWDWVKQQQAKAPLYWHFIDGKWMYYTLSGLQVVNPHEALCHVNFYEASAFAAWKGMRLPTEEEWEAACGDFNWGKRWEWTASAYLPYPRYTKQSGAIGEYNGKFMVNQMVLRGGSIATPEGHTRASYRNFFHPRHQWQFSGIRLVR; via the coding sequence ATGGAACAGACAATAACACATTTTGATACCCGCCTTTTACTGGCAAAGTATAAAAAAATACGCATGCAGTCAGAGCTGCTCTGTAGTCCGTTGGAAACAGAAGATTATGTAGTGCAGCCCATCGCAGATGTGAGTCCTCCTAAATGGCATTTAGGGCATACGACCTGGTTTTTTGAAACCTTTATTCTTATTCCCCATTTTTCAGGTTATAAGGAATTTAATACGCAGTATAATTTTGTTTTTAACAGTTATTATGAAACAGTAGGCGCAAGAGTTTTGCGTACGGACCGCGGTAACTTGAGCCGTCCGTCGGTTGCTGACATTTATGCTTACAGGACTTATGTAGACCAGCAGATGGAGGTTTTTCTGGAGCATTCAATGCTTTCAGATGAACTATCTGCTATACTGGAATTAGGTTTGAACCACGAACAGCAGCATCAGGAGCTTCTCCTGACAGACATTAAATACATACTGGGTCATAATCCTCTTTTCCCACCTTACCGTGAAACAGACAGAGTGGAGGAAGATTTAAAACCTTCCATAGATGCTGGGTTTATTTCAATGGCTGAGGGTATTTATGAAATAGGATTTAAAGGCACTGGTTTCAGCTTTGATAATGAGTGGGGACTGCATAAAAAATATTTAGAAGCTTTCGAGATCGCAGCTTCCCTTGTAACTAATGGAGAATATCTGCAGTTCATACATGAAGGCGGCTATGAGAATTTTGTGTGGTGGCATTCGGAAGGATGGGATTGGGTAAAACAGCAACAAGCAAAAGCACCTTTATACTGGCATTTTATCGATGGAAAGTGGATGTATTATACACTTAGCGGATTACAGGTTGTTAATCCGCATGAAGCGTTATGTCATGTTAATTTTTATGAAGCTTCAGCCTTTGCCGCGTGGAAAGGCATGCGCCTTCCTACAGAAGAAGAGTGGGAGGCAGCCTGCGGTGATTTTAATTGGGGAAAAAGATGGGAATGGACAGCAAGTGCTTATCTTCCTTATCCCAGATATACTAAACAGTCTGGAGCCATTGGTGAATATAACGGAAAGTTTATGGTAAACCAGATGGTACTGCGGGGAGGCTCAATTGCTACCCCGGAAGGGCACACCCGCGCTTCCTATCGTAATTTTTTCCATCCAAGACACCAGTGGCAGTTTTCAGGAATCCGTCTTGTAAGATGA